The Mercenaria mercenaria strain notata chromosome 8, MADL_Memer_1, whole genome shotgun sequence genome has a segment encoding these proteins:
- the LOC123566642 gene encoding uncharacterized protein LOC123566642, whose amino-acid sequence MESANLLESSLYCCYKCKGLFGTPDDKLKHQINCMGNPLESACAYFACERKVFLQIFQPEDFLLDGFDPPFLFSKDDSFINHFVKIRVPDIFDPSIFLKTTPQTNQVDVEDPNFLIESNINTLEEETEKSTGNTFLDSSKQVDPIDQDQIQSIINKNIEYLKNDDIPSLSTGRNKGEPSFSRSPSLPRLLSPIDKHLQLFSDKHLHLFGDGFKSRVPSPFERSTGFSHDGQLGYSSGSFMYSSNPSIPFSCGLSTDLFSSIPPSQEENQQAFPTNIEECPTLQYLDLAKKDPFFGQNPGLAQINSKDPFLINASFNKAGDRPSFSLQKSQITRSCEDLQSSPTMQLQDGNYFNFPSTLDEPTQLDYLDLATLDFITNPNLFSYNTAAVKEKAHEKDEDIYSEDNITCHEPGSIRSEAAIRQSTISVSDSGDTDSLSAFSRVKKKKTLRLKKSKSDIERRCENISSHNMNTLTFYPEVREVLVKHPNIRAPEPLYNFQPKISRSLLENRDFRICRKRKLDTQKDKNNDSKLMKVNRKSHASCRISKSDKDFNVREKLTHLSEEQKDKMKAVLGQTGCIFVKKKRSLSCDEPVVYVNDSQVFGNAGIFSEQSIDRDNKFHPVLSNSKALFDQQFKFRKLTSVLQLKCQECSFRCRSVVELKTHRAKHAKKSEPKPLETETTQQVQVSLIPDSFKCQNGTEMTQVEVNDQGLKVQGTRCNVTNLSCLEKIPEASGLDEQPATNYFEVDSAGSFSTSVSVPHIVENSRAGFGTSVVISEVTKELVASPEKAVSILPRNITDISILPPKPAGITCEQYFDHSKSAVCSTPDLNKETARAVEAIESISSEFDNKHVSNEPIFHKETCLRYANENKILDNEIQVETNDEGKQEMDHIDNEAGLDVSNLKPEENDIIAPNQNLGRENETFIAELLHQHSKDINCLSGENTSDKAEVGSEVLGERNQVAEVTYKLFSQYKPDSRNIKQDQQHCENSEIEEYINMETEREAAQIGKTEPIENNCEQDLCPENQTKNSNLTVLLSQDEASVDITEEMEDIGLGIEPDKGEDTRTNSENICFSNESDVLKTLEHVQNSVKENEEGIVHPVSFESVIEVHSENIDFAEQIDISDKCGTEIAEKHSSKCEQSLRNHWNKYAESSVSDGNIQTQDIEQFLPASDNGSEQTFSHLSENLRHSSLGADTELTSDFDQNNKDSVKCSFTCYIYSDGNTEGKTLPENSSELEKETSCARSGNKSDQYCESKPELHACSSQLNEHTENVIAREAPKGVEINVKEDSTLLITKDVNVLDCDKVKDSETASSVTACSDENKYVKTENVLHNQSVSVPDVDGFAVMALMEPIEKVSVPDIGNTIVNLADDLIDKEATNAGHTEMECVAVGESVQAFGSDSFVLTETCHQVADHSRKHTDLDGNDAAVHVSQSASIEDHSPFSKQNVQTPKDRIDKIVSEKNYETIKTSQLVRSGMSSKADSVQDMKIETQNKKDDVNTEHLSSYFLNKALQGPGTKKQIKESDGFFHCDVKGCRFKTLYKSNVSPHYQQVHLALKRFICDQCGYSTPNMTCLKHHMQLNHYKQKRFKCPDCDYLALLHSDIVKHVRHTHMKQKQYACNQCEYRTGHSHSLKLHIMSHSGIRPYKCNSCEYRANNTNKVTRHIKLRHANKVGVACEKQDLTFEIDAKQFQCEEIISYRDIKVIELTTEEVNALMKQKDEKKELEKKAKAAEKEAKEAEKKAKKEMKKAAEVDDISTLNINNKVPYATHLSNKDVKVIKLTPEAAKAFMEAKVSKKLTSGKLEETKYTKMLQKPKNLPEQDTKVTELTSHEVSEFRKVTGQNEINNAEVNIVSSVRKTSEKEI is encoded by the exons ATGGAAAGTGCAAACCTTTTAG AGTCCAGTTTGTATTGCTGTTACAAATGTAAAGGTCTCTTTGGCACACCAGATGACAAGCTTAAGCACCAGATAAACTGCATGGGAAACCCCCTGGAATCAGCTTGTGCCTACTTTGCTTGTGAGAGGAAAGTTTTCCTACAG ATTTTTCAACCTGAAGACTTCTTGCTGGATGGCTTCGACCCTCCATTCCTGTTTTCTAAAGATGACAGTTTCATTAATCATTTTGTCAAGATTCGAGTTCCAGATATTTTTGATCCATCCATCTTCCTAAAAACTACACCACAAACGAACCAAGTGGATGTGGAAGACCCAAATTTTCTTATTGAATCAAACATTAACACTCTTGAAGAAGAAACAGAAAAATCAACTGGTAATACTTTCCTTGATTCCAGTAAACAGGTGGATCCAATTGACCAAGACCAGATACAGAGTATCATTAACAAAAACATTGAGTACTTGAAAAATGATGACATACCAAGCTTAAGCACTGGACGAAATAAAGGTGAACCATCATTTTCTAGAAGTCCTAGTCTGCCACGTCTTTTATCGCCAATAGATAAACATTTACAATTATTCAGCGACAAACACTTGCACTTATTCGGAGATGGATTTAAGTCAAGGGTGCCTTCGCCATTTGAGAGAAGCACTGGTTTTTCACACGATGGACAACTGGGGTATAGTTCGGGGAGTTTTATGTATTCATCAAACCCTTCTATACCATTTTCATGCGGATTGTCTACAGATTTGTTCAGTAGCATACCCCCTTCTCAGGAGGAAAATCAGCAGGCTTTTCCAACAAACATTGAAGAATGCCCGACACTACAATATCTTGACCTTGCAAAAAAGGATCCGTTCTTTGGGCAGAATCCGGGATTGGCCCAGATTAACTCAAAGGATCCATTCCTCATCAATGCATCTTTTAATAAAGCTGGAGATCGGCCAAGTTTCAGCTTACAGAAGTCGCAAATTACACGTAGTTGTGAAGATCTACAGTCCAGCCCTACGATGCAGTTGCAAGATGGGAACTACTTTAATTTCCCGAGCACTCTTGATGAACCTACTCAGTTGGATTACCTTGACCTTGCCACCCTTGATTTCATAACAAATCCAAATTTGTTCAGTTACAACACAGCAGCTGTAAAAGAAAAGGCACATGAAAAAGATGAAGATATTTATAGTGAAGATAATATAACTTGCCATGAGCCAGGTAGCATTAGGTCAGAGGCTGCCATAAGACAAAGTACCATTTCAGTTAGTGACAGTGGTGACACTGATAGTCTGTCGGCATTTTCAAGagttaagaaaaagaaaacattgagACTGAAGAAAAGTAAAAGTGACATAGAAAGAAGATGTGAGAATATTTCTTCTCATAATATGAACACATTGACATTCTATCCAGAGGTTCGCGAGGTCTTAGTGAAACATCCTAATATAAGGGCACCTGAGCCTTTGTATAATTTTCAACCAAAAATTAGTCGATCACTGTTAGAGAATAGAGATTTTAGAATATGCCGCAAGAGAAAGTTAGAcacacaaaaagacaaaaacaatgaTAGTAAACTGATGAAAGTGAATAGAAAATCGCATGCATCTTGTAGGATATCAAAATCAGATAAAGATTTTAATGTAAGAGAGAAACTGACACATTTAAGTGAAGAGCAGAAAGATAAGATGAAAGCAGTATTAGGTCAGACAGGTTGCATTTTTGTGAAGAAGAAAAGGTCATTGTCTTGCGATGAACCAGTTGTGTATGTTAACGACTCACAAGTTTTTGGTAACGCTGGCATATTTAGTGAACAGTCCATAGATAGAGATAACAAATTCCACCCTGTTTTATCCAATTCAAAAGCGCTGTTTGATCAGCAGTTTAAATTCAGAAAGCTCACATCGGTCCTACAGTTGAAGTGTCAAGAGTGCAGTTTCAGATGTCGAAGTGTTGTTGAATTGAAAACTCATCGAGCAAAGCATGCAAAGAAATCAGAACCAAAACCACTTGAAACTGAAACCACACAGCAGGTGCAAGTTTCATTAATACCTGACTCGTTCAAGTGTCAGAATGGTACAGAAATGACACAGGTAGAAGTAAATGATCAAGGATTGAAAGTACAGGGTACTAGATGTAATGTAACTAACTTATCTTGTCTCGAAAAAATACCAGAAGCAAGTGGACTTGATGAACAGCCAGCTACTAATTACTTTGAGGTAGACTCAGCTGGCTCTTTTTCTACATCAGTCTCTGTTCCACATATAGTAGAAAACAGTCGGGCAGGTTTTGGTACAAGTGTTGTTATAAGTGAAGTTACAAAAGAACTTGTAGCTTCTCCAGAAAAAGCAGTATCAATTTTACCAAGAAACATAACAGATATATCTATTCTACCACCTAAGCCAGCTGGAATAACATGTGAACAGTACTTTGACCATTCCAAGTCGGCAGTGTGTTCAACCCCAGATTTGAATAAAGAAACAGCAAGAGCAGTTGAAGCAATTGAAAGCATCAGCAGTGAATTTGATAATAAACATGTAAGTAATGAACCGATTTTCCACAAAGAAACATGTTTAAGATacgcaaatgaaaataaaatcttagatAATGAAATACAGGTAGAGACTAATGATGAAGGAAAACAAGAAATGGATCATATTGACAATGAGGCAGGGTTAGATGTATCAAATCTTAAACCTGAAGAAAATGACATAATTGCTCCTAACCAAAATCTTGGAagagaaaatgaaacatttatagCTGAACTGCTGCATCAGCACAGCAAAGACATTAATTGTTTGTCTGGTGAAAACACTAGTGATAAAGCTGAAGTTGGTAGTGAAGTACTAGGAGAGAGAAATCAAGTTGCTGAAGTTACATATAAATTGTTCAGTCAGTACAAGCCAGACTCTAGAAACATTAAACAGGACCAACAGCATTGTGAAAACTCTGAAATAGAAGAATATATAAACATGGAAACTGAAAGAGAGGCAGCACAGATAGGCAAAACAGAACCGATTGAAAATAATTGTGAACAAGACTTGTGTCCTGAAAACCAGACAAAGAACAGCAACCTGACAGTACTCCTGAGTCAAGATGAAGCCAGTGTTGATATAACTGAAGAAATGGAAGATATAGGTTTAGGAATTGAACCAGACAAGGGGGAAGATACAAGGACTAATTCTGAAAATATCTGTTTCAGTAATGAATCAGATGTACTGAAAACTTTAGAGCATGTCCAAAACAGTGTCAAAGAAAATGAAGAAGGCATAGTGCATCCAGTATCATTTGAATCTGTGATCGAGGTCCACTCGGAAAACATAGATTTTGCAGAACAGATTGATATCAGTGATAAGTGTGGAACAGAAATTGCTGAAAAACATTCTAGTAAATGTGAACAGAGCCTCAGAAATCACTGGAATAAATATGCAGAAAGTAGCGTAAGTGATGGTAATATACAAACACAAGATATTGAACAATTTTTACCAGCCAGTGACAATGGAAGTGAGCAAACATTTAGTCACTTAAGTGAAAATTTAAGGCATAGTTCTCTTGGAGCAGACACTGAGCTTACGTCAGATTTTGATCAGAATAACAAGGATAGTGTCAAGTGTTCATTTACATGTTATATTTACAGTGATGGAAATACTGAAGGAAAAACCCTGCCTGAAAACTCTTCTGAATTAGAAAAAGAAACTTCCTGTGCAAGATCAGGAAATAAATCTGACCAGTATTGTGAAAGTAAACCTGAACTACATGCATGTTCTAGTCAGCTGAATGAACATACTGAAAATGTAATAGCAAGAGAAGCTCCAAAAGGTGTAGAAATCAATGTAAAGGAAGATTCTACTTTGCTAATTACAAAAGATGTTAATGTATTAGATTGTGACAAGGTTAAAGATTCAGAAACTGCAAGTTCTGTAACTGCatgttcagatgaaaataaatatgtaaaaacagaaaatgtaCTGCACAACCAAAGTGTTTCTGTTCCTGATGTTGATGGTTTTGCTGTAATGGCATTGATGGAACCCATTGAAAAAGTAAGTGTACCAGACATTGGTAATACAATAGTCAATTTAGCtgatgatttaattgataaaGAAGCAACAAATGCTGGACATACAGAAATGGAATGTGTTGCAGTTGGGGAAAGTGTCCAAGCATTTGGTAGTGACAGTTTTGTTCTAACAGAAACTTGTCATCAAGTTGCAGATCATTCTAGAAAACACACTGACTTAGATGGTAATGATGCAGCTGTACATGTAAGTCAGAGTGCTTCTATAGAAGATCATAGTCCATTTTCAAAGCAAAATGTTCAGACCCCAAAAGATAGAATTGACAAGATCGTGAGTGAGAAGAATTATGAAACTATTAAAACTTCACAGCTTGTAAGGAGTGGTATGTCTTCTAAAGCAGATAGTGTTCAGGACATGAAGATAGAAACTCAGAATAAGAAGGATGATGTGAATACAGAACACCTAAGTTCCTACTTCCTGAACAAAGCTCTGCAGGGACCAGGAACTAAGAAACAGATAAAAGAATCTG atggGTTTTTCCACTGTGATGTGAAGGGTTGTAGGTTCAAGACATTGTACAAGAGCAATGTATCACCCCATTATCAGCAAGTACATTTAGCCCTGAAGAGATTCATCTGTGATCAGTGTGGTTATTCCACCCCTAAT ATGACATGTTTAAAACACCATATGCAGTTAAATCACTATAAACAGAAGCGATTCAAATGTCCCGACTGCGACTACCTGGCCCTGCTGCATAGTGACATTGTTAAACATGTTAGACATACACATATGAAGCAGAAACAGTATGCGTGTAATCAGTGTGAGTATAGAACAGGACACTCGCATTCTTTAAAGTTACACATTATGTCGCATAGTGGCATACGTCCTTATAAATGTAATTCATGTGAATATCGTGCAAATAACACAAATAAAGTTACACGGCATATCAAACTTCGTCATGCAAATAAAGTGGGTGTGGCTTGCGAGAAACAAGATTTAACGTTTGAAATAGATGCAAAACAGTTTCAGTGtgaagaaattatttcatatcgTGATATTAAAGTGATTGAATTGACAACGGAAGAAGTGAATGCCCTCATGAAACAGAAAGATGAGAAAAAAGAATTGGAAAAGAAAGCCAAAGCAGCAGAAAAGGAAGCAAAAGAAGCAGAAAAAAAGGCAAAGAAGGAAATGAAAAAGGCGGCAGAAGTTGATGACATttctactttaaatattaataacAAGGTACCTTATGCAACCCATTTGTCTAATAAAGATGTTAAAGTTATTAAACTAACCCCAGAGGCTGCTAAAGCTTTTATGGAAGCAAAAGTTTCCAAAAAGTTAACTTCGGGTAAATTAGAGGAAACAAAATATACTAAGATGTTACAAAAACCGAAAAACTTACCAGAGCAAGATACGAAAGTAACTGAATTAACTTCACATGAAGTAAGTGAATTTAGAAAAGTGACTGGTCAAAACGAGATTAATAATGCAGAGGTGAACATTGTTTCTAGTGTACGAAAAACAtctgaaaaggaaatttaa
- the LOC123566644 gene encoding survival of motor neuron protein-like → MADEDGEVLFQRGKEDENEDIWDDTALIKAYDEAVSVMKMKAAEQNGLSVTDEDVLATPKSRKQNRKRGRSKKTRKWKVGDRCRARFSEDQCLYEAEIISIDDAAGTCYVRYADYGNEEEQMLKDLLRVRKAKHKQVQESENESDSGMDWRSARSSHTASHSTSLPSMAPPRQPGTSEHMPQPQFPGPMFPGMMGMPPPPPPPGHFDSAPRIPFMPPPPLPPQFSDLTEESNEALCSMLMAWYMSGYHTGYYQGLQGKKDAGMNRPFVNR, encoded by the exons ATGGCCGACGAAGATGGAGAAGTTCTTTTTCAGCGTGGAAAG GAAGATGAAAATGAAGATATATGGGATGACACTGCCCTTATCAAGGCCTATGATGAGGCAGTATCTGTCATGAAG ATGAAAGCAGCTGAACAGAATGGATTAAGTGTAACAGATGAAGATGTTCTGGCAACACCTAAGTCAAGAAAGCAGAACAGAAAGCGGGGAAGATCAAAAAAGACTAGAAAG tggaAAGTAGGGGACAGATGCAGAGCTAGATTTAGTGAGGACCAGTGCTTATATGAAGCTGAAATAATCTCAATTGACGATGCTGCAGGCACGTGTTACGTCAGATACGCAGACTATGGAAATGAAGAAGAGCAGATGCTTAAGGACCTTTTACGAGTAAGAAAAGCTAAACACAAGCAAGTACAGGAGTCCGAAAATGAG agTGATAGTGGTATGGATTGGAGGAGTGCACGCAGTTCCCATACAGCCTCCCACTCAACAAGTCTTCCATCTATGGCCCCACCCAGACAGCCAGGAACTTCAGAACATATGCCACAACCCCAGTTTCCTGGTCCCATGTTCCCTGGTATGATGGGTatgccaccaccaccaccaccaccaggACATTTTGATTCTGCACCT AGGATTCCATTTATGCCACCACCACCGCTACCTCCGCAGTTTTCAGACTTGACAGAAGAGAGCAATGAAGCATTATGCAGTATGTTGATGGCGTGGTATATGAGTGGTTATCACACAGGATACTATCAG GGCTTACAAGGTAAAAAAGATGCTGGGATGAATAGACCATTTGTGAacagatga